Genomic segment of Deltaproteobacteria bacterium:
AGCCTTGCACATGGCGGCCGGAATGAAAATCACGCTGGCGTCAATGGGACCCTCTTTGTCAACGGCCTCGGCCACACTGTCGTACACCGGGATGCCGTGGACGCTCTCGCCAAAGCGGCCCGGAGTGACGCCGGCCGCTACCTGGGTGCCGTAATCTTTCATCAATTGGGCCCGGGCCTGTCCTTCGCGCCCCGTGATCCCCTGGATGAGCACGCGTGTATTCTTATCAATCAGTACGGACATGGTACTATTAACTCCCGCTGGAGAGGGCCTCGTCCAGACCCTCGATGGGCAGATGGATGTACAGAGCCTTATTACCCTCGAATTCACAGGCCAGTTCACAGGCGAGACACTCGGTGCAACGGCCCTTGGCCGCCTGTTCCGGGTCTATGGCCAGGACGGGGCGATCCTCGTCCAACTTTAGGATTTCAGCCGTGCAGGCCTTGATGCAGGGTTTGGTGTTGCAGGCGGCGCAGCGGTCGTGGTCTATGCACAGCCGGCCGGTCATGGTTTGGAAGTGGTAGTTGTAGGAGTCCGGATCCGGCGCAGGTCGCCCGGCCGGCTTTGCGGCTTCGTAGTCCCAGTGGTCCACCAGTTCCCTGAGCCTTCGGGCGCAGTACAGGGCCGAGGTGTCCCGGCCGTAGGCCTCGACCTTGGCGGGGAGATCGGCCGTATATCGCTCGAGGATCTCGATGGCCTCCTCCTCGAAGTTGCCTCCGATTCGAACCACGGCCGGCAGATGGAGCCCCACTTCGCGGAAGGCTTTGACCAGGCCCCGGGCCGAGTGAAACTGCTCCTGACTGGCCACGCCGGAGCCCGAGGCAAAGTAGCCGTCGATGTTGTTCTGGGAAAGGATGATCCTGGCCGCACGATAGACCTTGGCCGCCGAGGGGTTGCCGCTGGTGTCGCAGAAATTGGCGATCTTGAACCCCACTTGATGCAGCGCGTCCATGGACATCATGGAGCCGCCGCCGCCTGCGCCGTGAAATCCCACGTAGCCGGAACGGGGAGCGAAGTCCCGAGCCATCTCGAGGAAATAGAACGTTCCCCGGTGGTCCTTGGCCTCGACCTGGTAGGACACTTTCTCCCGGTCGGTGGCCGGACGGTCGAATTCGCGGGCGATTTCAATGCCCAGTTCGGGATGGCGGAACACAGCGTAGTCGTCAACGGCCATGTGACAGTCCGCGGCCAGAATCCGGCCCTGACGCGTGATGACCAGCGGGTTGATCTCGGCCGAGCGGGCTTCGTTTTTGCGGCAGATGTTGTAGAAAGCCACCAGGGCTTTGGCAAGATCGGCCTGCAGCTTTCCGCGAATG
This window contains:
- a CDS encoding acetate--CoA ligase family protein — encoded protein: MARLYEYQSKELLAKGGLPVPRGRTAADPQQAAEIAAELVGPVVVKAQAWITGRAQAGGVRFADTPDQARIEAEALLGLSIKGFKIREVLVEERLDIEQELFLGLVMDDAAKAPIIVFSSLGGSGIEEIAREHPDKVVRETVDVLWGFQGHQARDLLRRLDIRGKLQADLAKALVAFYNICRKNEARSAEINPLVITRQGRILAADCHMAVDDYAVFRHPELGIEIAREFDRPATDREKVSYQVEAKDHRGTFYFLEMARDFAPRSGYVGFHGAGGGGSMMSMDALHQVGFKIANFCDTSGNPSAAKVYRAARIILSQNNIDGYFASGSGVASQEQFHSARGLVKAFREVGLHLPAVVRIGGNFEEEAIEILERYTADLPAKVEAYGRDTSALYCARRLRELVDHWDYEAAKPAGRPAPDPDSYNYHFQTMTGRLCIDHDRCAACNTKPCIKACTAEILKLDEDRPVLAIDPEQAAKGRCTECLACELACEFEGNKALYIHLPIEGLDEALSSGS